In Bradyrhizobium lablabi, one DNA window encodes the following:
- the polA gene encoding DNA polymerase I: MPKTSPTAAAKPVAVKAPAKGAHVFLVDGSSYIFRAYHALPPLNRKSDGLQVNAVLGFCNMLWKLLRDMPLDNRPTHLAIVFDKSEITFRNKLYPDYKAHRPPAPDDLIPQFALIREAVRAFDLPCLEQIGFEADDLIATYAREAGERGATTTIVSSDKDLMQLVTDKVTMFDTMKDRRIGIAEVIEKFGVGPEKVVEVQALAGDSTDNVPGVPGIGVKTAAQLIVEYGDLETLLLRAGEIKQPKRREALIENAEKARISRQLVLLDDKVELEVPLDELAVHEPDARKLIAFLKAMEFSALTRRVAEYSQIDPADVEADAGMKSGASVFAPLPLAEKVDESGNAPKGAASGDLFARGDTPTPPSPASGRGSLPGKPGGGKEDKAASLKGTPISLATARAEAARKTPVDRSKYQTIRSLEQLNAWIARAHEAGHFAIEAKANSIDPMQAEICGIALALAPNDACYIPLSHKQSGDGAGLFAAGLAPDQIKTEDALEALRPLLESAGILKIGFNIKFNAVMFAQHGIVLRNHDDAQLMSYALDAGRNSHGLDQLAQTWLGHASISHGELTGSGKGKLTFDQVAIDKATAYSAEDADVILRLWRVLKPRLAAERMTTVYETLERPLISVLARMERRGISIDRQVLSRLSGEFAQTAARVEAEIQEIAGEPINVGSPKQLGDIIFGKMNLPGGTKTKTGAWSTSAQVLDDLAEQGHEFPKKILEWRQVSKLKSTYTDALPTYVHPQTHRVHTTYALAATTTGRLSSNEPNLQNIPVRTEDGRKIRRAFVATPGHKLVSADYSQIELRLLAEIADIPVLKQAFRDGLDIHAMTASEMFGVPIKGMPAEVRRRAKAINFGIIYGISAFGLANQLGIAREEASAYIKKYFERFPGIRAYMDATRDFCRRYGYVETLFGRKCHYPDIKASNASVRSFNERAAINARLQGTAADIIRRAMIRMEDALEAKKLSAQMLLQVHDELIFEVPDDEVAATLPVVQHVMQDAPFPAVALSLPLHVDARAADNWDEAH; encoded by the coding sequence ATGCCGAAAACCTCCCCAACAGCCGCCGCGAAGCCCGTTGCCGTCAAAGCCCCTGCTAAGGGCGCCCATGTCTTTCTGGTCGACGGTTCCTCCTATATTTTCCGCGCCTATCACGCGCTGCCGCCGTTGAACCGCAAATCCGACGGCCTGCAGGTCAACGCCGTGCTCGGCTTCTGCAACATGCTGTGGAAGCTGTTGCGCGACATGCCGCTGGACAACCGGCCGACCCATCTCGCCATCGTGTTCGACAAGTCGGAAATCACCTTCCGCAACAAGCTTTACCCCGACTACAAGGCGCACCGGCCGCCGGCGCCGGACGATCTGATCCCGCAATTCGCGCTGATCCGCGAGGCCGTGCGCGCCTTCGATTTGCCCTGCCTGGAACAAATTGGCTTCGAGGCCGACGATCTGATCGCGACCTATGCGCGCGAGGCCGGCGAGCGCGGCGCCACCACCACCATCGTCTCGTCGGACAAGGATTTGATGCAGCTCGTCACCGACAAGGTGACCATGTTCGACACCATGAAGGACCGCCGCATCGGCATTGCCGAGGTGATCGAAAAATTCGGCGTGGGACCTGAAAAAGTCGTCGAGGTGCAGGCGCTGGCGGGGGATTCCACCGATAACGTGCCGGGCGTGCCCGGTATCGGCGTCAAGACCGCCGCGCAATTGATCGTCGAATACGGTGATCTCGAAACGCTGCTGTTGCGCGCCGGCGAGATAAAACAGCCGAAGCGGCGCGAGGCGCTGATCGAGAATGCCGAGAAGGCGCGGATTTCGCGACAATTGGTGCTGCTCGACGACAAGGTCGAGCTCGAGGTGCCGCTCGACGAACTCGCGGTACATGAGCCCGACGCGCGCAAATTGATCGCGTTCCTGAAGGCGATGGAGTTTTCCGCGCTGACGCGAAGGGTCGCCGAATATTCGCAGATCGATCCAGCGGATGTGGAAGCGGATGCGGGGATGAAAAGTGGCGCCAGTGTGTTTGCGCCTCTGCCGCTTGCGGAGAAGGTCGACGAATCCGGCAACGCGCCCAAGGGCGCGGCGAGTGGCGATTTGTTCGCCCGGGGAGACACCCCCACCCCACCCTCCCCCGCAAGCGGGAGAGGGAGCCTACCCGGCAAACCTGGAGGGGGCAAAGAAGACAAGGCCGCAAGCCTCAAGGGCACACCCATCTCGCTTGCCACCGCCCGCGCGGAGGCTGCGCGCAAAACGCCGGTCGATCGCAGCAAGTACCAGACCATACGCAGTCTCGAACAGCTCAACGCCTGGATCGCGCGCGCGCACGAGGCCGGTCATTTCGCGATCGAGGCCAAGGCCAATTCGATCGATCCGATGCAGGCCGAGATCTGCGGCATTGCGCTCGCGCTCGCGCCCAACGACGCCTGCTATATCCCGCTCAGCCACAAACAGTCGGGCGATGGCGCCGGGCTGTTCGCCGCTGGTCTCGCGCCGGACCAGATCAAGACCGAGGACGCGCTTGAGGCGCTGCGGCCGCTATTGGAATCAGCGGGAATCCTCAAGATCGGTTTTAATATCAAGTTCAACGCCGTGATGTTCGCGCAACATGGCATCGTGCTGCGCAACCATGACGACGCCCAGCTGATGTCGTATGCGCTCGACGCCGGCCGCAATTCGCATGGGCTCGACCAGCTGGCGCAAACCTGGCTCGGCCACGCCAGCATCAGCCACGGCGAACTGACCGGCAGCGGCAAGGGCAAGCTGACGTTCGACCAGGTCGCAATCGACAAGGCGACGGCCTATTCGGCCGAGGATGCCGATGTGATCCTGCGGTTATGGCGCGTCTTAAAACCGCGGCTCGCCGCCGAACGCATGACCACCGTTTATGAGACGCTGGAGCGGCCGCTGATCTCGGTGCTGGCGCGGATGGAACGGCGCGGCATTTCGATCGACCGCCAGGTGCTGTCGCGTCTGTCAGGTGAATTCGCCCAGACCGCGGCGCGGGTCGAGGCCGAGATTCAGGAGATCGCCGGCGAGCCGATCAATGTCGGCAGCCCCAAGCAACTCGGCGATATCATTTTCGGCAAGATGAATTTGCCCGGCGGCACCAAGACCAAGACCGGCGCGTGGTCGACCTCTGCGCAGGTGCTCGACGACCTCGCCGAACAGGGCCACGAGTTTCCGAAAAAAATCCTGGAATGGCGGCAGGTTTCAAAACTGAAATCGACCTATACCGATGCGCTGCCGACTTACGTGCATCCGCAGACCCACCGCGTCCACACCACCTACGCGCTGGCTGCAACCACCACCGGGCGGCTGTCGTCGAACGAGCCGAACCTGCAAAACATTCCGGTGCGCACTGAGGACGGCCGCAAAATCCGCCGCGCTTTTGTCGCGACGCCGGGACATAAACTGGTGTCGGCGGATTATTCGCAGATCGAATTGCGGCTGCTCGCCGAGATCGCCGACATTCCCGTGCTCAAGCAGGCGTTCCGCGACGGGCTCGACATCCACGCCATGACCGCGTCGGAGATGTTCGGCGTCCCGATCAAGGGGATGCCGGCCGAGGTGCGCCGCCGAGCGAAAGCGATCAATTTCGGCATCATCTACGGCATCTCGGCGTTCGGGCTCGCCAACCAGCTCGGCATCGCCCGCGAGGAAGCCTCCGCCTACATCAAGAAATACTTTGAGCGGTTTCCGGGCATTCGCGCCTATATGGACGCGACGCGGGATTTCTGCCGCAGATACGGCTATGTCGAGACGCTGTTCGGCAGGAAATGCCACTATCCCGATATCAAGGCCTCCAATGCCTCGGTCCGTTCCTTCAACGAGCGCGCCGCGATTAACGCGCGGCTGCAGGGCACCGCGGCCGACATCATCCGCCGCGCCATGATCCGGATGGAAGACGCGCTGGAGGCGAAAAAACTCTCGGCGCAGATGCTGCTGCAGGTTCACGACGAACTGATCTTCGAGGTGCCCGACGACGAGGTCGCCGCGACATTACCCGTGGTGCAGCACGTCATGCAGGACGCGCCGTTCCCCGCGGTCGCCCTCTCGCTGCCGCTGCATGTCGATGCAAGGGCGGCGGACAATTGGGACGAGGCGCATTAG
- a CDS encoding LysE family translocator: MPHLTSLLGFALVSLGMVLTPGPNMIYLISRSITQGPAAGIVSLGGVALGFVFYMLCAAFGITALLFAVPYAYDALRLSGAVYLLWLAWQAVRPNGRSPFQVKKLQVDGPRKLFAMGFVTNLLNPKIAMLYLALLPQFIDPAQASVLTQSLALGSIQIVISVSVNAMIALAAGSIALFLGTRPTWLLVQRWLMGTVLAGLAVRMALETRRA, encoded by the coding sequence ATGCCCCATCTCACGTCCCTGCTCGGTTTTGCCCTGGTCTCGCTCGGCATGGTGCTGACGCCTGGCCCGAACATGATCTATCTGATCTCGCGCTCGATCACGCAGGGGCCTGCGGCGGGCATCGTGTCGCTCGGCGGCGTCGCGCTCGGGTTTGTGTTCTACATGCTGTGCGCGGCGTTCGGCATCACTGCGCTGTTGTTTGCGGTGCCTTATGCCTATGACGCGTTGCGGCTCTCGGGCGCTGTGTATCTGTTGTGGCTGGCGTGGCAGGCCGTGAGACCGAACGGGCGCTCGCCGTTCCAGGTCAAGAAGCTTCAAGTCGATGGGCCGCGCAAATTATTCGCGATGGGGTTCGTCACCAATTTGCTCAATCCGAAGATCGCGATGCTGTATCTGGCGCTGTTGCCGCAATTCATCGATCCCGCGCAAGCGAGCGTGCTGACGCAGTCGCTGGCGCTGGGCTCGATCCAGATCGTGATCAGCGTCAGCGTCAACGCGATGATCGCGCTCGCCGCCGGATCGATCGCGCTGTTCCTCGGCACGCGCCCGACCTGGCTGTTGGTGCAGCGCTGGCTGATGGGCACCGTTCTGGCGGGGCTTGCGGTGCGGATGGCGCTGGAAACGCGGCGGGCGTAG
- the pyrE gene encoding orotate phosphoribosyltransferase, which translates to MSKSASRARLAEIIRKRSFGRGEITLASGRKSDFYFNLKPTMLDPEGAALLAELTYDALKDDALDFVGGLEMGAVPLAGAIAQLSWIKGHPIAAFFVRKKPKEHGAKLAVEGLAKGESLQGKRVVIVEDVTTTGGSALKAVEAVRDAGGEIALVFTMVDREEGAGETFAAAGIAFRSLYKAGEFLKG; encoded by the coding sequence TTGTCCAAATCAGCCTCCCGCGCCCGTCTCGCCGAGATCATCCGCAAGCGCTCATTCGGGCGTGGCGAGATCACGCTCGCATCGGGCCGAAAGAGCGACTTCTATTTCAATCTCAAGCCGACCATGCTCGACCCCGAGGGGGCCGCGCTGCTCGCGGAACTGACTTATGACGCGCTGAAAGACGACGCGCTCGACTTTGTCGGCGGGCTCGAGATGGGCGCGGTGCCGCTTGCGGGCGCGATCGCGCAGCTGTCCTGGATCAAGGGCCATCCGATCGCGGCGTTCTTCGTGCGCAAGAAGCCGAAGGAACACGGCGCCAAGCTCGCGGTCGAAGGATTGGCAAAAGGCGAGAGCCTGCAGGGCAAGCGCGTGGTGATCGTCGAGGACGTCACCACCACCGGCGGCTCGGCGCTGAAGGCTGTGGAAGCGGTGCGCGACGCCGGCGGCGAGATCGCGCTGGTGTTCACCATGGTCGACCGCGAAGAAGGCGCCGGAGAAACTTTTGCGGCGGCCGGCATCGCATTTCGCTCGCTCTACAAGGCGGGCGAATTTTTGAAGGGGTAG
- a CDS encoding glutathione S-transferase family protein has translation MTIEFHTWNTPNGRKISVALEEMGLPYKVFPVNISKGEQMAPDFLAISPNNKIPAIVDPDGPAGKRVSIFESGAILLYLGEKTGKFLPLPLIERIPVYEWLMWQMGGFGPMPGQVHHFIALENETDRAYGLKRFMAETRRLYGVLDRRLATHEFVAGPLSVADFAILGWAWRHPRHKVELADFPHVKRWYDALMARPAVKRGMEAKLD, from the coding sequence ATGACCATCGAATTCCACACCTGGAACACGCCGAACGGCCGCAAGATCAGCGTTGCGCTGGAGGAGATGGGGCTGCCTTACAAGGTGTTCCCGGTCAACATCAGTAAGGGTGAACAGATGGCGCCAGATTTCCTGGCGATCAGCCCGAACAACAAGATCCCCGCGATCGTCGATCCCGACGGCCCCGCAGGAAAGCGCGTCAGCATCTTCGAATCCGGCGCGATCCTGCTCTATCTCGGGGAGAAGACGGGAAAATTCCTCCCCCTCCCGCTGATCGAGCGCATCCCGGTCTATGAATGGCTGATGTGGCAGATGGGCGGCTTTGGCCCGATGCCGGGGCAGGTACATCATTTCATCGCGCTGGAGAATGAGACCGACCGCGCCTACGGCCTGAAGCGTTTCATGGCGGAGACGCGCCGGCTCTATGGCGTCCTGGATCGCCGCCTCGCTACCCACGAGTTCGTCGCGGGTCCCCTGTCGGTCGCCGACTTTGCCATCCTCGGCTGGGCCTGGCGGCATCCGCGCCATAAGGTCGAGCTTGCGGATTTCCCCCATGTCAAACGCTGGTACGACGCGCTGATGGCCCGCCCCGCCGTCAAGCGCGGCATGGAAGCGAAACTGGATTGA